The Ralstonia wenshanensis genome includes a region encoding these proteins:
- a CDS encoding ankyrin repeat domain-containing protein, with protein MVWQHDFSSERLDEILAKHPDLVNAVDHHGDPLLVSALGCDNFRLAKALVTHGANVNAQDSVGNTPLHTVAGRDTALLEQLLEAGADVHATNNQGATPLFNARSAQAVDMLVRAGAPIDARDARGNTAVMRLAQAANKDTVLAMLAHNPDLRTPNGAGRTFARVLTMRFGGSPDTIPKTGVAAKAFLELAKRETWIGNLRDRKSLPSDAATANTRRSGLPTNPLAELRVAPDVRVPPATARAAKPAINNLKSGHKINLVHDALRTFDELPDRDASALSEALGFGALSSEDANVRGQQRDAIRETFSKFAKEIGSDFRNYSLSAIEHPALSGALTEAEHAELVSAMRVAHISLALEPARADGADGPQRVRMFFGGTQNFRDVRQDISSAFGRIGDVDRATKRAGELFAKILSRPNHVELDFISGASMGGAMAQSFRATVESRILLPRQPSMILLDPQLLNNNQGRRATRGGPLDVDYGKPRGVAVTLDYARAPHRGLMGIMKGPGGYRYPGLVQLKLGLTDTDGYNGKRPQTSGPPGLGYHADAHQFAAALSRFSVDHEDAVMDNPAFDAVRAPRWARQQGPVLTSSTLPAVARRGRHPMESIAEDGDASL; from the coding sequence ATGGTCTGGCAGCACGACTTTTCATCTGAGCGCCTTGACGAGATTCTCGCCAAGCATCCCGACCTCGTGAATGCCGTTGACCACCATGGCGACCCGCTGCTCGTGAGCGCGCTGGGCTGCGACAACTTCAGGCTGGCCAAGGCGCTGGTCACGCACGGCGCGAATGTCAACGCGCAGGACAGCGTTGGCAATACGCCGCTGCATACCGTGGCAGGACGCGACACCGCGCTTTTGGAGCAATTGCTCGAAGCCGGAGCCGATGTGCACGCGACCAACAATCAAGGCGCAACGCCGCTGTTTAACGCGCGCTCTGCGCAAGCCGTCGATATGCTCGTCCGTGCGGGCGCGCCAATCGATGCCCGAGACGCGCGCGGCAATACGGCGGTCATGCGGCTCGCCCAGGCTGCGAACAAAGACACGGTGCTCGCCATGCTGGCGCATAACCCTGATCTGCGCACGCCAAACGGAGCAGGCCGCACGTTCGCGCGTGTGTTGACGATGCGATTTGGCGGATCGCCGGATACCATCCCCAAGACGGGCGTGGCCGCAAAGGCGTTTCTGGAACTTGCCAAACGCGAGACGTGGATCGGCAACCTTCGTGACCGAAAGTCACTGCCCTCCGACGCAGCAACGGCCAATACGCGACGCTCAGGGCTGCCCACGAATCCGTTGGCTGAGTTGCGGGTGGCGCCCGACGTCCGGGTGCCGCCAGCGACAGCACGCGCGGCCAAGCCAGCAATCAACAATCTGAAATCGGGGCACAAGATCAACCTCGTCCACGACGCGCTACGCACGTTCGACGAATTGCCAGACCGGGACGCCAGTGCGCTTTCCGAGGCATTGGGATTCGGTGCCCTGTCGTCGGAAGACGCGAACGTGCGCGGACAGCAGCGGGACGCCATACGCGAAACGTTTTCGAAATTTGCCAAGGAAATCGGCAGCGACTTCCGCAACTACAGTCTTTCAGCGATAGAACATCCCGCCTTATCCGGCGCCCTGACGGAGGCTGAACACGCTGAACTAGTCAGCGCCATGCGAGTCGCTCACATCAGCCTCGCACTGGAACCTGCGCGTGCCGATGGAGCCGACGGGCCGCAGCGTGTGCGCATGTTCTTCGGCGGCACACAGAACTTCCGGGATGTGCGCCAGGACATCAGCAGCGCCTTCGGCCGGATTGGCGATGTCGACCGCGCGACCAAGCGGGCCGGTGAATTGTTCGCGAAGATTCTGTCCCGGCCCAACCATGTCGAACTGGATTTCATTTCTGGCGCTTCTATGGGCGGAGCCATGGCGCAGAGCTTTCGCGCGACGGTTGAGAGCCGTATTCTGCTGCCAAGGCAGCCGTCCATGATCTTGCTGGACCCGCAACTCCTGAACAATAACCAGGGCCGCCGCGCCACCAGGGGCGGCCCGCTCGATGTCGATTACGGCAAGCCCCGCGGCGTTGCGGTCACCCTCGACTATGCCCGCGCGCCACATCGCGGGCTGATGGGGATCATGAAGGGCCCGGGCGGTTACCGGTACCCGGGGCTTGTACAGCTCAAGCTCGGCTTGACCGACACCGACGGGTACAACGGCAAACGCCCGCAAACCAGCGGCCCGCCCGGACTGGGCTATCACGCCGACGCACATCAGTTTGCGGCCGCACTCTCACGCTTTTCGGTTGACCACGAGGATGCGGTCATGGACAACCCCGCATTTGACGCAGTGCGCGCGCCGCGTTGGGCGCGACAACAAGGCCCAGTGCTGACTTCCTCGACGCTGCCCGCCGTCGCGCGTCGGGGCCGCCACCCCATGGAATCGATTGCCGAAGACGGAGACGCTTCCCTGTAG
- the metE gene encoding 5-methyltetrahydropteroyltriglutamate--homocysteine S-methyltransferase: MTTIHTLGYPRIGAQRELKFALESFWKGASSEDDLRATGRALRERHWAAQRDAGLDFVTVGDFAWYDQVLQTAALLGALPTRYGFDAAQLTLAQSFVLARGNADHAAMEMTKWFDTNYHYLVPELTPDLHVGPGAEWLFDEVREAQTAGHRAKVVLIGPVTFLHLAKARNGLTDKLALLPQVLQAYAAVLQRLAALNVEWVQIDEPALVLDLPQAWADAFAPAYQALAAARGPKLLLATYFEAASHHAALIKSLPVDGVHLDLVRAPEQLGAFAPWPADKVLSVGVIDGRNIWRSDLARVLERVAPLAEAFGDRLWVAPSCSLLHVPVDLSAETKLDDELKGWLAFARQKLDELAIIKLALVEGQAAVQKALDDNRAAIASRTESRRVHNASVKKRVAAIRAEDADRAAPYATRAEAQQARLNLPLLPTTTIGSFPQTAEIRQARAQHKRGELPALDYLQRMRAEIADVVRRQEALGLDMLVHGEPERNDMVEYFGELLWGYAFTANGWVQSYGSRCVKPPVIYGDVYRPEAMTVEWSKYAQSLTAKPMKGMLTGPVTMLQWSFVRDDQPREQTALQIALALRDEVCDLEAAGIAAIQIDEPAFREGLPLRASDVPGYLEWAARAFRVSASGVRNDTQIHTHMCYSEFNDILPAIASMDADVITIETSRSNMELLDAFGKFAYPNEIGPGVYDIHSPRVPRVEEMEALLDKAAQVVPVQRLWVNPDCGLKTRGWPEVEAALQGMVEATRRLRAKHANAQHAGSKRAQTETASA, translated from the coding sequence ATGACGACCATCCATACCCTCGGCTACCCGCGCATCGGCGCACAACGCGAGCTGAAGTTCGCCCTCGAATCGTTCTGGAAGGGCGCCTCGTCAGAAGACGACCTGCGTGCTACTGGCCGTGCCCTGCGCGAGCGCCACTGGGCTGCCCAGCGCGACGCGGGCCTCGACTTTGTGACCGTGGGTGATTTCGCCTGGTACGACCAGGTGCTGCAGACGGCTGCCCTGCTCGGCGCCCTTCCCACGCGCTATGGCTTTGACGCCGCACAACTGACGCTGGCGCAATCGTTCGTGCTGGCGCGCGGCAATGCCGACCATGCGGCCATGGAGATGACGAAGTGGTTCGACACGAATTACCACTACCTCGTGCCGGAACTCACGCCGGACCTCCACGTTGGGCCCGGCGCCGAATGGCTGTTCGACGAAGTGCGCGAGGCTCAGACCGCCGGGCACCGCGCGAAGGTTGTGCTCATCGGGCCGGTGACGTTCCTGCATCTGGCCAAGGCGCGCAACGGCCTGACTGACAAGCTCGCCCTGCTGCCGCAAGTGCTTCAGGCTTACGCGGCTGTGCTGCAGCGCCTGGCCGCACTGAATGTGGAATGGGTGCAGATCGACGAACCGGCGCTGGTGCTGGACCTCCCGCAAGCCTGGGCGGATGCATTCGCCCCCGCTTACCAGGCGCTGGCCGCTGCCAGGGGCCCGAAGCTGCTGCTGGCGACGTACTTTGAAGCCGCCTCCCACCACGCTGCACTGATCAAATCCCTGCCGGTCGATGGCGTGCACCTGGACCTCGTGCGTGCACCGGAGCAGCTTGGTGCCTTCGCACCGTGGCCTGCTGACAAGGTGCTCTCCGTTGGCGTGATCGATGGCCGCAACATCTGGCGCTCCGACCTCGCGCGCGTGCTCGAACGCGTGGCGCCGCTGGCCGAAGCCTTTGGCGACCGCCTGTGGGTGGCACCGAGCTGCTCGCTGCTGCATGTGCCGGTGGACCTGTCTGCCGAAACCAAGCTCGACGACGAACTCAAGGGCTGGCTGGCCTTCGCGCGCCAGAAGCTGGACGAACTGGCGATCATCAAGCTCGCGCTGGTCGAGGGCCAAGCTGCCGTGCAGAAGGCGCTCGATGACAACCGCGCCGCCATCGCCTCACGTACCGAATCGCGCCGCGTGCACAACGCAAGCGTGAAAAAACGCGTGGCCGCGATCCGCGCAGAAGATGCCGACCGCGCCGCGCCCTACGCAACGCGCGCTGAAGCGCAGCAAGCCCGCCTGAACCTGCCGTTGCTGCCGACCACCACCATCGGCTCGTTCCCGCAGACGGCCGAGATTCGCCAGGCGCGCGCACAACACAAGCGCGGCGAACTCCCTGCACTGGACTACCTGCAACGCATGCGCGCCGAAATTGCCGACGTCGTACGCCGCCAGGAAGCGCTGGGGCTCGACATGCTCGTGCACGGAGAACCCGAGCGCAACGACATGGTCGAGTACTTCGGCGAGCTGCTGTGGGGCTACGCCTTCACCGCCAATGGCTGGGTGCAGAGCTATGGCTCGCGCTGCGTGAAGCCGCCGGTCATCTACGGCGACGTGTACCGCCCCGAAGCAATGACGGTTGAATGGTCCAAGTACGCACAGAGCCTGACCGCCAAACCGATGAAGGGCATGCTGACCGGCCCCGTGACGATGCTGCAGTGGTCCTTCGTGCGCGACGACCAGCCGCGCGAGCAGACCGCACTGCAGATCGCCCTGGCCCTGCGCGATGAAGTGTGCGATCTGGAAGCCGCTGGCATTGCCGCCATCCAGATCGACGAGCCGGCTTTCCGCGAAGGCCTGCCGCTGCGCGCGTCTGACGTGCCGGGCTACCTGGAATGGGCGGCACGTGCATTCCGCGTGTCGGCCTCCGGCGTGCGCAACGACACGCAGATCCACACGCACATGTGCTATTCGGAGTTCAACGACATCCTGCCGGCCATCGCGTCGATGGATGCCGACGTGATCACCATCGAGACGTCGCGCTCGAACATGGAACTGCTCGACGCGTTTGGTAAGTTTGCGTACCCGAACGAGATCGGCCCGGGCGTGTACGACATCCACTCGCCGCGCGTGCCGCGTGTGGAAGAGATGGAAGCGCTGCTCGATAAGGCCGCGCAGGTCGTGCCGGTGCAACGCCTGTGGGTGAACCCCGACTGCGGTCTCAAGACCCGCGGCTGGCCGGAAGTGGAAGCGGCGCTGCAAGGTATGGTGGAAGCCACGCGCCGCTTGCGCGCCAAGCATGCGAATGCGCAGCACGCTGGCAGCAAGCGTGCGCAAACAGAAACCGCATCAGCCTGA
- a CDS encoding LysR family transcriptional regulator has translation MLEIRHLRTLIALADGGSVSRAAERLHLTQSALSHQLRALESHYGLAVVRRKGQTVELTEAGERMLELAQKVVADIQTAERDLERIKGRAAGTLRIALECHTCFDWLMPVMDAFRQRWPEVEMDLVSGFHTDPLALLKDGRADVIIGSDAKMRRGVVFAPLFRFEILAVLPVDHTLRNKKCLDAKDFTDQTLITYPVPEERIDLIRQVLTPAGIAFNRRTAELTIAVLQLVASRRGLAALPSWGIKNYVDYEYVVAKRVGKEGLWSDLYAAMTRDYAQAPFAQDFIETAKSICFAQLPGLMPLDA, from the coding sequence ATGCTTGAAATCCGCCATCTGCGCACGCTGATCGCCCTGGCCGACGGTGGCTCCGTTTCGCGCGCTGCCGAGCGGCTGCACCTGACGCAATCGGCGTTGTCGCATCAATTGCGCGCGCTGGAGTCGCATTACGGGCTGGCCGTCGTGCGCCGCAAGGGGCAGACGGTGGAATTGACCGAGGCCGGCGAGCGCATGCTCGAACTCGCGCAAAAGGTCGTCGCCGATATCCAGACCGCAGAGCGCGATCTTGAGCGCATCAAGGGCCGCGCGGCCGGCACGCTGCGCATCGCGCTCGAATGCCACACCTGCTTTGACTGGCTGATGCCTGTAATGGACGCCTTCCGCCAGCGCTGGCCGGAAGTGGAAATGGACCTTGTGTCGGGTTTCCACACCGATCCGCTGGCGCTGCTCAAGGACGGCCGCGCCGACGTCATCATCGGCTCCGACGCCAAGATGCGGCGTGGCGTGGTGTTTGCGCCGCTGTTCCGCTTCGAGATCCTCGCCGTGTTGCCGGTTGACCACACGCTGCGCAACAAGAAGTGTCTGGACGCGAAAGACTTTACGGACCAGACACTCATCACGTACCCCGTGCCCGAAGAGCGCATCGATCTCATCCGCCAGGTGCTGACACCTGCCGGCATCGCCTTCAACCGCCGCACGGCCGAGCTGACCATCGCTGTGCTGCAGCTCGTTGCCAGCCGACGCGGGCTGGCCGCGCTGCCGAGCTGGGGCATCAAGAACTACGTCGATTACGAATACGTGGTGGCCAAGCGTGTCGGCAAGGAAGGCCTGTGGAGCGATCTCTACGCCGCCATGACGCGCGACTACGCACAGGCACCGTTTGCGCAGGACTTTATCGAGACGGCCAAGTCGATCTGCTTTGCGCAGTTGCCGGGGCTGATGCCGCTAGACGCGTAA
- a CDS encoding LysR family transcriptional regulator — translation MDLNALKLFVEIVDAGNLSAAARRLQTTRSNVSHRLKAFERALGVQLLRRTTRRVEPTEVGAGIYEHGRSILREMAAADALVSSLGKSLQGSVRLSVPTGLGHLLVSPLLVAFKRAYPDIRLDVRFDNRVSDLIGEDVDVALRIVSNPPESLVATLLDEVDWVLCAAPDYLAAHGVPKTLEALAGHAIVSAPAVGQPLRLSAQLGDERTLVTLDPGVSSDNYLFLQAAVRAGNGLGILPYYAAADDLREGHVKRVLPGYRFSVFGSRLYMLAMPSRYRTLATRHLLDFLKEGLQGKLPRLPLKERA, via the coding sequence ATGGACCTGAATGCGCTCAAGCTGTTTGTGGAAATCGTCGACGCGGGCAACCTGTCGGCGGCGGCGCGCCGGCTGCAGACCACGCGCTCCAACGTGAGCCACCGGCTGAAGGCGTTTGAGCGCGCACTGGGTGTGCAACTGCTGCGTCGGACCACCCGCCGCGTGGAGCCGACGGAGGTGGGCGCCGGCATCTACGAACACGGCCGCAGCATCCTGCGCGAAATGGCCGCCGCCGATGCGCTGGTCTCGTCGCTGGGTAAGTCGCTGCAAGGCAGCGTGCGCCTGTCGGTGCCGACGGGGCTGGGGCACCTGCTGGTGTCACCACTGCTGGTGGCATTCAAGCGTGCGTATCCGGACATCCGTCTTGATGTGCGGTTCGACAACCGCGTGTCCGACCTGATTGGCGAAGATGTGGACGTGGCGCTGCGCATCGTCTCGAACCCGCCGGAATCGCTCGTTGCCACGCTGCTTGATGAAGTTGACTGGGTGCTGTGCGCGGCGCCGGATTACCTGGCCGCGCATGGCGTGCCGAAAACACTCGAGGCGTTGGCCGGGCACGCCATCGTCAGTGCGCCGGCCGTCGGACAACCGTTGCGGCTATCGGCGCAACTGGGCGATGAACGGACGCTCGTCACGTTGGACCCCGGCGTCTCATCCGACAACTATCTGTTCCTGCAGGCCGCCGTGCGTGCGGGCAACGGCCTGGGAATCCTGCCCTATTACGCCGCTGCTGATGATCTGCGCGAAGGCCACGTCAAACGCGTGCTGCCCGGCTACCGATTCAGCGTGTTCGGTAGCCGCCTTTACATGCTGGCGATGCCAAGCCGGTATCGGACGCTGGCCACGCGGCATTTGTTGGACTTTCTCAAAGAGGGGCTGCAAGGCAAGCTGCCGCGCCTGCCCCTGAAGGAACGCGCCTGA
- a CDS encoding acyl-CoA dehydrogenase family protein, which translates to MALDDESFGLLQQSVQRFIQERLVPAENILEEEDDVPADIVADMKEMGLFGLSIPEAYGGIGLAMAQECEVAYDLGHTALAFRSVFGTNVGIGSQGILMDGTDAQKADYLPRIASGELIISFALTEPNAGSDAASLQTRATLDGDHYVINGTKRFITNAPRAGAFTLMARTGGEGAGGISAFIVPADTPGITLGKPDKKMGQRGTKTCDVMLDNVRVPAANIIGGVAGQGFKTAMKVLDRGRLHISALACGMAHRLIADAVAYAKERKQFGQPIADFQLIQAMLADSQAELYAGMSMVRDCARRYDAKPVGKQDHEVSMLASCTKMFCTEMVGRVADRAVQIHGGAGYIAEYKAERFYRDVRLLRLYEGTTQIQQLIIAKNLLRD; encoded by the coding sequence ATGGCGCTCGACGACGAATCCTTCGGCCTGCTGCAGCAATCGGTGCAGCGCTTCATCCAGGAACGGCTCGTGCCGGCGGAAAACATCCTCGAGGAAGAGGATGACGTGCCCGCCGACATCGTTGCCGACATGAAAGAGATGGGCCTCTTCGGCCTGTCGATTCCGGAGGCGTACGGCGGCATTGGCCTGGCGATGGCCCAGGAGTGCGAGGTGGCATACGACCTCGGGCACACGGCGCTGGCCTTTCGCTCGGTGTTCGGCACCAACGTAGGCATCGGCTCGCAGGGCATCCTGATGGACGGCACCGATGCGCAGAAGGCCGATTACCTGCCTCGCATCGCCAGTGGTGAGCTGATCATCTCGTTTGCCCTGACGGAGCCGAATGCCGGGTCGGATGCTGCATCGCTGCAAACGCGTGCCACGCTGGACGGCGATCACTACGTCATCAACGGCACCAAGCGTTTCATCACCAACGCGCCGCGCGCCGGGGCATTCACGCTGATGGCGCGCACGGGCGGCGAAGGCGCGGGCGGTATCTCGGCCTTTATCGTGCCAGCCGATACGCCGGGCATCACGCTCGGCAAGCCCGACAAGAAGATGGGGCAGCGCGGCACCAAGACGTGCGATGTGATGCTCGACAACGTGCGCGTGCCGGCGGCCAACATCATTGGCGGCGTGGCGGGCCAGGGCTTCAAGACAGCAATGAAGGTGCTGGACCGCGGCCGCCTGCACATCTCGGCGCTGGCGTGCGGCATGGCGCACCGGCTGATTGCTGATGCGGTGGCGTATGCCAAGGAACGCAAGCAGTTCGGCCAGCCCATCGCAGACTTTCAGTTGATCCAGGCCATGCTGGCCGACAGCCAGGCGGAGCTGTACGCCGGGATGTCGATGGTGCGCGACTGCGCGCGCCGCTACGACGCCAAGCCCGTCGGTAAACAGGACCACGAAGTCAGCATGCTGGCGTCGTGCACCAAGATGTTCTGTACGGAGATGGTCGGCCGCGTGGCCGATCGCGCGGTGCAGATTCACGGTGGCGCGGGCTACATTGCCGAGTACAAGGCCGAGCGCTTCTATCGCGATGTGCGCCTGCTGCGCTTGTACGAAGGCACCACGCAGATCCAGCAGCTCATCATCGCCAAGAACCTGCTGCGCGACTAG
- a CDS encoding FMN-binding negative transcriptional regulator yields MYIPAHFEESRPNALHDLIAQNPFGTLVTHGEHGLDANHIPFLLLPEEGELGMLQAHVARANPVWKDVANGDEVLVIFRAGDAYISPTWYPSKHEAHRQVPTWNYRVVHAHGRITVRDDERFVRGVVARLTRTHEASQPTPWKMSDAPADYTDTLLKMIVGIEIEITRIEGKLKLSQNKETRDIVGAGEALKANGERVISDAMLACAAAKTE; encoded by the coding sequence ATGTACATTCCCGCCCATTTTGAAGAATCGCGCCCCAACGCGTTGCACGACCTGATCGCGCAGAACCCGTTCGGGACGCTCGTCACGCATGGCGAGCATGGGTTGGACGCGAATCACATTCCGTTCCTGCTGCTGCCGGAAGAGGGCGAGCTTGGCATGCTGCAGGCTCACGTGGCACGCGCCAACCCGGTCTGGAAAGACGTCGCCAACGGCGATGAGGTGCTCGTCATCTTCCGCGCGGGCGATGCGTACATTTCGCCGACGTGGTATCCGAGCAAGCACGAAGCCCACAGGCAGGTGCCGACGTGGAACTACCGTGTGGTGCATGCGCATGGCCGCATCACCGTGCGTGACGATGAGCGTTTTGTACGCGGTGTGGTGGCTCGCCTGACGCGCACGCATGAGGCATCGCAACCTACGCCGTGGAAGATGTCCGATGCCCCGGCCGACTACACCGACACGCTGCTCAAGATGATTGTCGGCATCGAGATCGAAATCACTCGCATCGAAGGCAAACTCAAGCTGAGCCAGAACAAGGAAACACGGGACATCGTGGGCGCCGGCGAGGCGCTCAAGGCGAACGGCGAGCGCGTGATCAGCGATGCGATGCTCGCTTGCGCCGCTGCCAAGACGGAATAA
- the fahA gene encoding fumarylacetoacetase, whose amino-acid sequence MTTRQLSWLESANTPDTHFPLENLPFGIFSTKENPSPRAGVALGDQVIDLGVLDDAGLLPASTRGTFRTGKLNSFIALGKPVWAETRKKLQALFSVNDTHVRDNATLHTRALVPQAHAVMHLPIDIPGYTDFYSSKEHATNVGRMFRDPENALLPNWLEIPIGYNGRASSVVVSGTPLHRPMGQIKLPDQPRPIFTACRKLDYELEMAFVVGKPSALGEPVSVDAAPDHMFGVVLLNDWSARDIQQWEYVPLGPFNSKGFGTSISPWIVTMDALEPFRVTNPAQSPEPLEYLRQSRPNAYDIALETALRPHGGERTTIARTNFRAMYWTMAQQLAHHTVSGCNVRVGDLMGSGTISGTTPDSYGSLLELTLNGKQPLDLGNGITRAFLEDGDEVIMTGWCQGDGYRVGFGEVRGEILPARGVK is encoded by the coding sequence ATGACCACCCGACAACTAAGCTGGCTAGAATCCGCCAACACTCCCGACACGCACTTCCCGCTGGAAAACCTGCCCTTCGGCATCTTCTCCACCAAAGAAAACCCGTCGCCACGCGCAGGCGTCGCGCTGGGCGATCAAGTCATCGATCTCGGCGTGCTGGATGACGCCGGCCTGCTGCCCGCATCCACACGCGGCACGTTCCGCACCGGCAAGCTCAACAGTTTCATCGCCCTCGGCAAGCCCGTGTGGGCAGAAACGCGCAAGAAGCTGCAAGCGCTATTCAGCGTGAACGACACCCACGTGCGCGACAACGCCACGCTGCACACTCGCGCGCTCGTGCCGCAGGCGCATGCGGTGATGCATCTGCCCATCGACATCCCGGGCTACACGGATTTCTATTCATCGAAGGAACACGCCACCAACGTCGGCCGCATGTTCCGTGATCCCGAGAACGCGCTGCTGCCCAACTGGCTGGAAATCCCGATCGGCTACAACGGCCGCGCCAGCTCCGTGGTGGTAAGCGGCACCCCGCTGCACCGCCCGATGGGCCAGATCAAGCTGCCCGATCAGCCGCGCCCGATCTTCACGGCCTGCCGCAAACTGGACTACGAGCTGGAGATGGCCTTTGTGGTCGGCAAGCCGAGCGCGCTGGGTGAGCCGGTTTCCGTCGACGCGGCACCGGATCATATGTTCGGCGTCGTGCTCCTCAACGACTGGAGCGCGCGCGACATCCAGCAATGGGAATACGTGCCGCTCGGCCCGTTCAACTCGAAGGGGTTCGGTACATCGATCTCGCCATGGATCGTGACGATGGACGCGCTGGAGCCGTTCCGCGTGACCAACCCGGCGCAATCGCCTGAGCCGCTGGAATACCTGCGACAGAGCCGGCCGAACGCCTACGACATCGCCCTCGAAACTGCACTGCGCCCCCACGGCGGCGAACGCACCACCATCGCCCGCACCAACTTCCGCGCGATGTACTGGACGATGGCGCAACAACTTGCGCACCACACCGTGTCCGGCTGCAACGTGCGCGTGGGCGACCTGATGGGCTCCGGCACCATCAGCGGCACGACGCCGGATTCGTACGGCAGCCTGCTGGAGCTGACGCTCAACGGCAAGCAGCCGCTTGATCTCGGCAACGGCATCACGCGCGCGTTCCTGGAAGACGGCGACGAAGTCATCATGACCGGCTGGTGCCAGGGCGATGGCTATCGGGTTGGCTTTGGGGAAGTGCGCGGCGAGATTCTGCCGGCGCGCGGCGTGAAGTAA
- the hmgA gene encoding homogentisate 1,2-dioxygenase: protein MNMLAPTAKNAFTPASLDRPAYQSGFGNEFATEALPGALPHGQNSPQKAPYGLYAEQISGTAFTAPRAHNRRSWLYRIRPGAVHLPFEAMAQGRFHSSFNEVPPSPNQLRWDPLPAPAAGTDFIDGIVTFAGNGGPDAQTGCGIHLYAANASMTDRFFYNADGELLIVPQQGRLRLLTEMGVVDVEPLEIVVVPRGVRFRVELPDGDARGYICENFGALFRLPDLGVIGSNGLANPRDFLTPHAWYEDREGAFELVAKFQGSLWTAKIGHSPLDVVAWHGNLAPYKYDLRLFNTIGSISYDHPDPSIFLVLQSPSATPGVDTIDFVIFPPRWLAAENTFRPPWFHRNVASEFMGLIQGVYDAKAEGFVPGGASLHNCMSGHGPDADTFEKASNGDTTKPHKVDATMAFMFETPAVIRPTRFAAESAQLQAKYFECWQGLKKHFDPSKR from the coding sequence ATGAACATGCTCGCCCCGACGGCCAAGAACGCATTCACCCCCGCGTCGCTGGACCGGCCCGCTTACCAGAGCGGCTTCGGCAACGAGTTCGCCACCGAAGCCCTGCCCGGTGCGCTGCCGCACGGCCAGAACTCCCCGCAGAAGGCGCCGTATGGCCTGTATGCGGAACAGATTTCCGGCACGGCGTTCACCGCCCCGCGCGCGCACAACCGCCGCTCGTGGCTATATCGCATTCGCCCGGGCGCCGTGCATCTGCCGTTCGAGGCCATGGCGCAGGGCCGCTTCCACAGCAGCTTCAACGAGGTGCCGCCCTCGCCCAACCAGTTGCGCTGGGACCCGCTGCCCGCACCGGCTGCCGGCACCGATTTCATCGACGGCATCGTCACCTTCGCCGGCAATGGCGGGCCCGACGCGCAAACCGGCTGCGGCATCCACCTATACGCAGCCAACGCGTCGATGACCGACCGCTTCTTCTACAACGCTGACGGCGAGCTGCTGATCGTCCCGCAGCAAGGCCGACTGCGCCTGCTGACGGAGATGGGCGTGGTTGATGTCGAGCCGCTGGAGATTGTCGTCGTCCCGCGCGGCGTGCGCTTCCGTGTCGAATTGCCCGACGGCGACGCGCGCGGCTACATCTGCGAGAACTTCGGCGCGCTCTTCCGCCTGCCGGACCTGGGCGTCATCGGCTCGAACGGCCTGGCCAACCCCCGCGACTTCCTCACACCGCACGCGTGGTACGAAGACCGCGAGGGCGCCTTCGAACTCGTCGCAAAATTCCAGGGCAGCCTGTGGACCGCGAAGATCGGCCACTCGCCGCTGGACGTCGTAGCCTGGCACGGCAATCTCGCGCCGTACAAGTACGACCTGCGCCTGTTCAACACCATCGGCTCGATCAGCTACGACCATCCGGACCCCTCGATCTTCCTGGTGCTGCAAAGCCCGTCCGCCACGCCGGGTGTGGACACGATCGACTTCGTGATCTTCCCGCCGCGCTGGCTGGCCGCCGAAAACACGTTCCGCCCGCCCTGGTTCCACCGCAACGTCGCCAGCGAATTCATGGGCCTGATCCAGGGCGTGTACGACGCCAAGGCCGAAGGCTTCGTGCCCGGCGGCGCCAGCCTGCACAACTGCATGAGCGGCCACGGCCCCGACGCCGACACGTTCGAGAAAGCCAGCAACGGCGACACCACCAAGCCGCACAAGGTCGACGCAACGATGGCCTTCATGTTCGAAACGCCAGCCGTGATCCGCCCCACGCGCTTCGCAGCGGAATCGGCGCAACTGCAGGCCAAGTACTTCGAATGCTGGCAAGGCCTGAAGAAGCATTTCGACCCAAGCAAGCGCTAA